Genomic DNA from Streptomyces sp. NBC_01571:
CTGGAGATCCACGGCGCGCACGGCTACCTCGTGCACTCCTTCCTCTCCCCCCGGACAAACCACCGCACCGACGCCTACGGCGGCGACCTGGAACGGCGCATGCGCTTCGCGCTGGAGGTGGTGGACGCCGTCCGCACCCAATGGCCGCAGGAACTCCCGCTGTTCTTCCGCACGTCGGCGACCGACTGGCTCGCGGGCCACGGCACCGAGACCCGGCCCGGCTGGACCGTCGACGACACCACGCACCTCGCCCGGGAACTCATGGCCCACGGAGTGGATCTGCTGGACGTCTCCACCGGCGGCATCGTCCCCGACGCCACCATTCCTGTCAGCCCCGGCTACCAGGTGACCTTCTCGGCACAGGTGCGCGCCCAGACGGGCATGCCCACCGCCGCCGTAGGACTCATCACCCGACCCGAACAGGCCGAGAAGATCATCGCCCTCGGTAAGGCCGACGCCGTCTTCCTCGGGCGCGAACTGCTGCGCGACCCGTACTGGCCCCGCAACGCCGCTCACTCCCTGGGCGCCCCCGTGCCCGCACCACCGCAGTACACCCGCGCGTTCCCCGGTCGCTGACGTCTGCCCCCGCAAGCGCCGTGAACCACCGGAGAGAAGGTCAACTCTGTCACCCTTTCCATGGGCATGGCGCTCACCGCCTGCACGCCGCCGGCGAAGGGCTCGCCGCTGTTCGAACTGCCCGAGGACACGGTCGAGATGGGCGTGGGCATCCACGGCGAGCCCGGCCGCAGGCGCGAGAAGCTCCGGTCCGCGGACGCGATGGTGGGCGACCTCGTCGACGCGGTGGTCGGCGACCTGTCGTACGTCTCCGGTGACCGCGTCGCCCTGATGGTCAACGGCCTCGGCGGCACACCGATCGGCGAGCTCTACCTGGCGTACGGGCGGGCCCACAGGCAACTGGCCGGGCAGGGCATTGAGATCGAGCGCAGCCACGTGGGCGAGTACTGCACCTCGCTCGACATGGCCGGAGTCTCCGTCACACCGGTCCGGCCGGACGACGAGATCTCCGATCTGCTCGCCGAGCCCGCTGAGATCCCGATGCGGGTGTTCTGAAGGCCGACGCCCCCGTGCTGCTGTTTCGACTCCCCGGTCCGCTGTTCGGCGCGGCGGTGCGCACAGTCGCCGGCCGTGGCGACTTGTGCGCACCGTGACAACTCAGGGCCGGACGCCGGTCACCAGGGTGCGGGGGCCGGTGGCGGGACCACCGGAGGCCGGTCGTCGCAGGTGATGGTGTTCGGCAGCTCCCAGGACGCCATCCAGGCGCCCGTCGTGCCGCCTCCGTCGTTGCCCCCCAGGTCCTGGGCCGTGAACTCGGAGCCCGTGGAGGGGAAGTTGAACGATCCGCAGTTGTTGATGCCGACCGCACCGACGTTGCGGGCGTCCACGTTCTCGAAGGTCGCCGATCCGGCGGAGCGGGCGCTGAGTACGGACGTGCCGGTTCCGTCCACCCGGATGTCCTTGAAGTGGACGCCCCGGATCGCGTACTTGTCCTTCACGGGGAAGTCGGAGACCAGCATGACCGCGTTGTAGGTGTTGTCGAGGAAGTGGTCGCCGGTGACCTCGATGTCGGCGTCGATGTCCCGTTCAAGGGCGTAGAACCAGATGGCGCCGAGCCCGATCTTCCAGTTGAGCTCGAACGGCCCGGAGCGGACGGTGGTGTTGTCCGTGATCCGCAGGTGTCCGGTGAACGGCTCGGCGCCGAAGCGGGAGCCGACCTGGATGGCGCTGCCCTCCCTGATGGGGTCGGCGACGAGGTTTCCGGTGACCGTGTTGTCGGTACCGCCGTAGAGAGCGATGCCGTTGGCGAGGACGGGCGTCTGCACGGTGTTGTGCGCGAAGACGTTGCGCGCGTTGCCGGTCTTCTCCGACCACATGG
This window encodes:
- a CDS encoding NADH:flavin oxidoreductase/NADH oxidase, with the translated sequence MSQLFQPLTLRGVTIPNRVWMSPMMQYSAPAQGPETGTPTDWHLQHLVSRAVGGAGLVMVEATSVSAEGRSSAYDLGLWNDGQPPAFARVVRALSDSGAVPAIQLNHPGRKAGIGRPWSDAHPPRPGLRRVGPSPIAFGTVPAPHELTTHAIATVVDEFAQAARRAHLAGFRALEIHGAHGYLVHSFLSPRTNHRTDAYGGDLERRMRFALEVVDAVRTQWPQELPLFFRTSATDWLAGHGTETRPGWTVDDTTHLARELMAHGVDLLDVSTGGIVPDATIPVSPGYQVTFSAQVRAQTGMPTAAVGLITRPEQAEKIIALGKADAVFLGRELLRDPYWPRNAAHSLGAPVPAPPQYTRAFPGR